The segment CTTCTCGCCGCGGTAGTCGGCGAGCCGCACGGTACGGCCGTGGTTGTCCTTGAGGGTGAACTCGGGGGCCTTGGTGCCGACCTCGATGGCCATATCGCGTGGATTCCTTCCGCCGGTGCCGTTCGGTGGTTCGGTGAGGGCCCGGATGCCGCTCCCGGGGTACGGGGCGGCCCGGGCGGGCCCGGCCACGGCGCGGCGGCCGGCGGCCGGCCGGCCCGGGCTGGGTCGGTTCCACCCTAAGCGGGCGCGGCCGCCGCCACCTGCGGCGGGCCGCGCCCCTTGGCCGGGGGCGGCCGGAGCCGTGCGGGCGGGACAGCCGCGTCTCCGGGGCCGGGAGCCGGGCGGGGAGCTGCGTCCCTGGTGGCCGGGGCCAGGAGCCGGAGCCGGGAATCCGGAGCCAGGGCCGCACTCCGGGCGGGCCGTGCCGGAAGCCCCGGCGGACCCCGGGGCGCCTGGCGGGCCGTGCCGGAGGTCCGGGCCCCGGAATGCGGAGGACCCCCTCGGGTGTGGCCCGAGGGGGTCCGGAGCGCCGTCAGGGTGCCCGGCCGCCCGATGGGGCGACCGCGGCGGCACACGGGCGGCGGCGAGCATTCAAGGCTCGGTTCGCCTCCGGGGCGCTTATGGGGGCACCACCCACGCCCTTCGGGCGTAGGGGGAGGTTTTCTTCAGTCGATCGTGCTCGGCGGCTCGTTCCTCGCCGCCTGCGCGCGTTCTCCCTCCAGAATCCCCCTACGCCTCCGGCGTGGGGGGACCCCCAGCGCCCCTTCGGCTCACTCGCCGCGCGGCGTGTGGCGCCGCGCCGGTCAGCGCTTGGGGGCGATCAGCTTGGTGCCGACCCAGTCCTTGGCGACGCTGATGCTCTTGGTCTGCGACAGTCCGGCCGTCTGGGCGGCATCGTTGATGTCGCTGGGCTCCACATAGCCGTCCCGACCGGTCTTCGGGGTGAGAAGCCAGATCATGCCGCCCTCGTCGAGCAGGCCGATGGCGTCCACCAGGACGTCCGTCAGGTCGCCGTCTTCGTCCCTGAACCAGAGGACGACGACGTCTGCGACGTCCTCGTAGTCCTCGTCCACCAGCTCCTGGCCGATAACGGATTCGATGCCTTCACGGAGATCCTGGTCGGCGTCTTCGTCGAA is part of the Streptomyces qinzhouensis genome and harbors:
- a CDS encoding DUF3052 domain-containing protein; amino-acid sequence: MSATADHAEERTNPAARLGFEPGQVVQEIGFDEDADQDLREGIESVIGQELVDEDYEDVADVVVLWFRDEDGDLTDVLVDAIGLLDEGGMIWLLTPKTGRDGYVEPSDINDAAQTAGLSQTKSISVAKDWVGTKLIAPKR